One window of Kryptolebias marmoratus isolate JLee-2015 linkage group LG3, ASM164957v2, whole genome shotgun sequence genomic DNA carries:
- the LOC108235889 gene encoding 3-mercaptopyruvate sulfurtransferase — protein sequence MALQAGALITSKWLAEAMRVQGKLRILDTSWYLPKLRRNAKSDFKKKHIPGAAFFDIDQCCDKTSPLDHMLPSERFFADYVGNLGIENDTHVVVYDCSELGEFAAPRVWWMFRVFGHGSVSLLNGGFRNWELEGRAVSDQYRRPAPTEYRAALNRTWVKTYEDILDNLDTKKFQVVDARPSGRFRGLDPEPRDNTEPGHIPGSINIPFHSLLSPSGHFLPKDKLQDLFVQAGVDPSRPMCVLCGSAVTACHVALAAHECGHPEVSVYDGSWSEWYTRAVPELVISEGRGKHV from the exons ATGGCGCTTCAAGCTGGAGCTCTGATCACCTCTAAGTGGCTGGCGGAGGCGATGAGGGTCCAGGGCAAATTGCGCATCTTGGACACGTCGTGGTATTTGCCCAAACTGCGAAGAAACGCCAAAAGCGACTTCAAGAAGAAGCACATCCCGGGCGCGGCTTTCTTTGACATAGACCAGTGCTGTGACAAGACCTCTCCCCTGGACCACATGCTGCCGTCGGAGAGGTTTTTCGCGGATTACGTGGGGAACCTGGGGATCGAGAACGACACGCACGTCGTAGTGTACGACTGCAGCGAGCTCGGGGAGTTCGCGGCGCCGCGCGTCTGGTGGATGTTCCGGGTGTTCGGCCACGGCTCGGTGTCTCTGCTCAACGGCGGCTTCAGGAACTGGGAACTGGAGGGTCGAGCGGTCAGCGACCAGTACAGGAGACCCGCTCCGACCGAGTACAGGGCCGCCCTGAACCGCACCTGGGTCAAGACCTACGAGGACATCCTGGACAACCTGGACACCAAGAAGTTCCAGGTGGTGGACGCCAGGCCCTCGGGCAGGTTCAGGGGACTGGACCCCGAACCGAGAGACA ACACGGAGCCAGGCCACATCCCCGGCTCCATCAACATCCCCTTCCACTCCCTCCTGTCTCCGTCGGGTCACTTCCTGCCTAAAGACAAGCTCCAGGACCTCTTCGTCCAAGCTGGTGTGGACCCCAGCCGTCCCATGTGCGTCCTGTGTGGCTCTGCTGTGACTGCGTGCCACGTGGCGCTGGCCGCCCACGAGTGCGGGCACCCGGAGGTGTCCGTGTACGACGGTTCGTGGTCAGAGTGGTACACCCGTGCCGTGCCCGAGCTCGTCATATCTGAAGGCAGAGGGAAACACGTGTGA